ACATCTTTGATTGCCTTTGCATGATCGCCATGGCAATGGGTAACAATGCAGGAAACGCCTTGGAGGTTAAATTGTAATGCCTCCTTTATTTTTCTAAATTGAACTCCGCACTCAATAAGAAGTGTTTCCGTCTCCCCTTTAAGGAGATATGCATTGCCCGCGCTGTTGCTACCTATGACCCGTAGTTCCATCAGATTGGATTTTTTTCTTCACCGGTTAATTCCTCTTCCTTTTCTTCCACAGAAACAGGTGCAGGATCAGGATCAATTGTGAGCACTTCTCTGTTTGCCCGTTCGCCAATTGTGGTTCTAACAACTTCCGATTGGATATCTTCAGTAGAATCTTCGTACAGGTGAGCATCATCACTAGTATTTATCAACAACTTGCATGCACGATTAATAACCGTTTTGGCGGCCATCTGGTCAGCAAAGTTTTTATGTGCAGGGCTACCTCCTTTTGCATGACCTTGTGCCCACGCCTTTTGAATTTGATCCCAGGTCATAACCTCCATGTCCTTAGTCCCATCTTCCAGCTCGGTTATGGCATATGCACCAACTATAACTCCGGATCCAATGCTTTCCAACGTTTGTTTATGGTGTATGAGTTTCCTGCGGCCAGTTTCCTCATCCACTTCAAATTCAAATTCATCCCCTTTAAAAATGGCATTACCTTTTATTTTGTTCAAACCAGCAACCCTACGCGCCATTGCGATGTTGCCGGCGTATTCCCGTTGCCAGGATAATTTTCCTCCGTATGCAATGAAGGAACCTTGCCTTTTAGCAACACTTAGGCCTTCCGTCACCATTTTAAACAGGCTGTTTGCGATGCTATCTTTGGAACATGATTCGAGTACAGGTTTACCGTCTTTATCCTTTAACTCCACTAAAACCAGGTAAGCAGATTTTAAAGCATTTTCCGCACTATAGTTTTTGGGCAACACCAATTCGCCGGCTTCCTGGAATTGAGATATCCTTGATAGAACACCATCAGTAATGTTCCTGTCTTGTTTTGTGGCCGGTGCTGCCGGAGTTGTTGTATTTGACATCGATTAATATTAAGCAGCCTCTACCCTCAAAGTGGTGTCAGCAGGTGAAACAAAAAGAGAAATGATCTGGGAATTGATCTCCGGGATGAACGTAACGGACTCTCGGTTATCACAGAATACAGGAGCATAGATCTCGTAATGCTGGGAAAGAGTATTTAGGACATCGAGACCGGCGAGCAGTTTGGCGGCAGTATTGAGGGTCTTGTATGGAACATCTTTGTACTCACAGACACAGGTATCTGCGATTCCTCCATTAACCTGCTGGTCGAAGAGACGGAATGAAACATACCGGAAGCGATCATTTACCCTTTTCTCAAGTATGTCCATTTTTGCCCTGTTATAGGCCTCGATCTCAAACTCCTTCTGTTCAATGGTGGCGATTTCCTGAGCAGTTGCGGATTCTTCCTTTTTAAGTTGGGCAATCCGTAATTCCGTCTTCTCAATGGTTGCCTTCCTGGATAACTTCTCCTTAAGTTCATCCAGTTCTTCATTCAGGGTAGCTTTCTCAGCCTTCTCCTTTTCAAATGTCACAGGCTCCCCCAGCGCGTCAGTCTGAATTTTAACCAGCTTTCTCAGTTCTTCTATTTCATCCAGAAGGTTCAGAGCATCCCCGTTTTTATCCATAAGAACGGTAACTGCAGCTTCAATATCTATGGACGATGCGTTCTTCGCAAGCTCCTTAATGTCCGCGAGTTGTTGGGCCAGTGCAGGAACTTTTTCCTTGGTTACTTTTAATTGGGTGCCCAGGTCTTCAATCGCTTGCTCTAAGGACTGCAGGGTTTTCTCTTCCTGCGCCTTTTGCTCCTTGCTGCGATCGGACTTACGTACTTCATCCGCTTTGCGGGACGCAACTCCTTCATTGAAGTTCTTTAACAGCCCCGCTTTTGTTTTAACAACATCATCAACTGGCAGTTGTTGCTTGCATGATGGACAAACGCAACCGTTTTCATCGAAAACAAACTTTTCTGCATTGATCTTCTCCCACTGTTCCCGGTTGCCCTGGATCAGCATGTCCAGCCTTTCAATTTCAGTTTTACACCTTTCCACCATTTCATCCTTGGATGTGATCTCCTTTTCTAACCTGGAAACCTCCCGATTATTGGAATCAATCTGGTTTTGAACAGAGGCAATCTCAGATGTTTTGCCATTTTGGTTTTCAAGCAAACCGCTTTTGATCTTACTCCGGATTCCATCCAAGAGCGTGTTCTTCAGGAAAATCTCATTATTCAAAGCCGTGATGCCCTTTTGCTTTTCCTGTAATCCCTTTGAATAGTCAGCCAGCTGCTGGTCTATATCCTCCACACGCGCCTTCTTAGCTTTTATCTGTTTGGCCAGGTCGTCCCAATCCAAAACATCCGGCAATCCACGTTTTGCCTCGTCAATTCGTGGAAGGTACTGTTCGGAATCTTTCTTCAAACCAGCTTTCTTAGCACCCAGCTGCTTTTTGTAATCGTCCAGGTCCTTGTATTTACCACTTCCGAGAACTTCCCTTAAATGGGAGAAGTCTGTCACCTTGGAGTTCATCGAGGTAAAAATGTCCTCGTTGGTTATCTCCCCAGCAATATCCACCAGGCCTCGGCGCTGGTCCTTCCAGTCAAGAGAATTGAAGTAGTGGGGGTTGGTGAGAAGTTTGATCAGGCTGGGAGAGATCATTGCATCTACATCTGCCTGATACTCGGTTAAGGACACGGGAACATCATTCACATAGTATTCGGTATAATGACCTTTGAATACCTTCTGTGACTGGCCCTTCGGCTTTTGCCAGTCCTCCATGTAAACCCTCTTCAGTTTTAGCTCCCGGTTGTTTACCAGGAAGACACCCTCCACTTCATGAGACTGTGCGTTCAGTTCTTTACGGAGGGTGTTTTTGATCTCATAGTCCTTACGGTCAAATTCATCCTTGCCGGTAAGTAACCAGAAAAACGCAGACAGGATCGTAGATTTGCCTGACTCGTTAGCCCCACTGATTTTAGTGGACTGTCCAAACTGAATCAGGAGATCCGTTATACCCTTGAAATTTCTCAAAGAAAGTGTTTGTAAATAAATTGTTTTCATAACTTTATAGTGTATTCAAATTTTAAGTTTTCTTTAAGAAGGCCCGGTGATCAGACCGGGCCTTTCTTTTACCCGCTAGTTTCTGTCAACTATTCGCTGGCATCACTGCCAGCTTCACCTTGTTCAGCATTGACTGCTTCAGCAACGTTTTCGGTTGCGTCTTCGGCGCCCTGGCCGTCTTTTACTTCTGGATCGAAATTGTCCATGTTCGCTTTTGGTTTTATTGTTAAAGAATAGAAAACTTATTTCTTAAAATTGTAAGTCTCCGTTGTGTTTAATACCCCGGCTGAATCCAGTTCTTTGCCAGAACGAATGAAGAATCCCTCACTCTGAAGAAGGCGGTAGTCATCTGACCTCATAATTACGGGCACACACCTGCCGTCAGCATACAAATTGCATTGAACTGTGTTTCCCTCTATTTTTTTAACATCTAATTGCATCCATTTTTCCATAAACCAATTTTTAAAAAGTGGCCGCTACTTTCCCGGCCTGGTCAGAAGGATTTCAACGTTTAGTGTTTAATAATCGCGTCCGTGCTGTCGTATCCCTATTCTTTCCAGCATGTCACCGGTTACACCTGATCACCGGAAGTTTACACGTAATCTACTTTCCTTCGTTCCTCGTGTTGGTTGCGTTGTGGAGGCCGGGGAATCGAACCCTCAAGACCCTGATGGACTAAGAGAAAAACTCCATTGTCTGCCCCCATTTGCCGGTCTTCCCCGGCTGCCACTCTTGGTAAAGCCCAACATTAGATAAGCTGTGCAATATTCGCTCCCGGCTCCTGTAGTGCGTGAATACTGCGACAGTAACACTACATTATGGGATCCCGTCTTTCCGGCAGTCCGAGGTGGCTCTCCCTCAGTCACCACTTTACGCCTCAAATGGTTTAACGGGTCGCTTCAGTCCTACCATAACCGTAGCAGTTGACTCTGGCATGCTACTAACCATTGCGCCTATTCGCCATCAAAGGCCACGGTAAGACGTCCCTGTAAAGGTTTGTGTCCGATAGGCTCCCGCTTCATTATTTTAGTCTGGTGGATAGCGAACACCAGTAACCGCGCCGCACTCGCCGCCCGATGATCAGGTTTCTGGGTACTTGCCCTACAATCCTGCAACTATCTTTAAAACCGCCGTAGTTTTTCCCCGGCTTTAGCTACCAGCCGTCACATCACATTCGTTAGAATGGCTGGTTATTTCTGCGGTTCCAATTCATCCGGGCAGCGATATGATATTTCATGCTCGCTTTAGGGGCTGACTACCCTCCTTATAAAGTATCCCGGTGCGGGTAAGGCGTTCGACACCGCTCTTCGCTGATCAGGCGCCGCACTCCTTTATATGCGTAACCGGGAATAAGGTTGGGGCTGTCCAGAGTACTCTCGCCTCCTTTCGGTGACCAGGGATTTGTCCTGCCCCAATATTTTCAAAGAACTTCTATCACTTTCAAAAGGCACCAGCCATAAACATGGCCGGTACGCCGCTTATAAATTCCACGTTATGAAAAAACTTCAGGGAATCCGGCACCTGGAAAAGTGCCGGAGTTTTATTGTTCTTTTTTTCAACCCCAAATACTGTAACAATAAATTTCTATTTGAATCGGTTCTTATCCCTTTTGTAGTCTCGGACCTGCAAGTATGCTGCATAACCAAGAATACTGAGTAAGGAACCTATAATAACTAAACCTAAAAGTGACATACCTTAAATTTTCCCAGGAAAGAGATCTCACCTGGCTGTTTACCTTTCAAACCATATCCTATGAAAAACCTTACCTTTTGATCAGCCTAGCATTGCTCTATTGAGCCGTAGGAATTTATTACCAGATGCTCTGGTCCAATATTGTCGTGCCTCCCAGAAAATGCTGCGTATAACTCCCAATGCTGCAGTGCATAATCTCTGTACTGGTTGGCTTTGTATATGTAATAGATATTCATCCAGAACCACCGCGTTTCCTTTGCCATTAACCGGCAGGTACGGGACTGGCGCATATAATCCTTATAGCACTCCAGTTGGACCTCCGCAACTTCTTCCCGATGGTGAACTTCTTCTTCGTTCGGTTCAACGATCGTCACCTCTTTTCCATGGCTATCAAAGTGCTCCAGCAAACCAGGCATTACTTTGTAAAATGCAAAACCAGCGATAGCTGCCAAGGCGATCTGGCCAAGAACCGGATTTTCTGCTACGAATTGTATAATTGTATTCATTTGATGTGAGTTTTATGTTTGAAGAAAAGTAGTTTGAATAGTAAGGTTCCGAGGATCAAATCTGCAAGCATCAGTATAACTAATGCACACCAAAGAAGGGTTGTATTATCAATGCTCATGATCGTGGATTTTTTATAGTTTAGGCAAAAACACCTTTAATACTTTCAATAGCCCTTCTGAATACTCTTTCCCTTTCTTCAAGCGCATTAGCACGAGCATTTTTATGGTGGTATACCTCTGGTTTAAGTCCTTCCTTTTTTATATGACCTAATTCACCAGCTTTAACTGCCGCATTTAAAGCTTTCCTAACAGAAGATGGAACTTTCCCACAAATAACTCGAACACCCTCTATTTGAACTGCCATTACGTTTGCTTGATCTGCAGTTATATTACCTTGTTGCAATTGGTCTGTAGCGTATTCGATCGCGGTTTGTCTTGAAGGCATGATCGTGGATTAAAAGGTTATGGTTTACTATATATTGATAAGCAATTCGCACCTAACTTCTCAATTCGCCCCCTGAACTTCCGCAGTGCCTCTGCTCTATCACGAGCCCTCCACTTCCTCTCCAAGACTACAGCCCACCGTGTGATCATTTCCTTTCTGCTGAGAGGTTTCTTCGCCGGTAGCGCGTGATCATCTTTTTTATAGGCAACATGCATTGTATCAAAGAAGTTATAACAGTACAGGTAACGTCTTCAAAGTCTCTTGCTTAAGTTTCACCAGTTCCATTGCCTTTTGTGCAATGGCCTCGTTCCAATATGGCAGCTCTGGATTTAAAGCATCCTTCACTGTCTGGGGGTGATAAGTAGTAGCTTCAGCCACATCTTTCACCATCACTCCCCATTTCTTCATTTGAGAGCGGATCTTGCGTTTTGCAACCCTTACCCTGCTGCGTGGTTCTACGGTTCTCATTATTTCGTATTTTCGCTCTTGTTTGTCGCCTTCTAGGTAGTGTACCTTTGCGTTGACAATACAAATGTACAGATTATTCTGAATTATCCAAACTTTTCTGAACTATTTTTTATGGCCAAGGCTGAAAAGATTGAAGAACGGACAAAAGAGTTTGTAAAGGCACTAGAAATCCTTACAAATCAAAAGGTTATAAAAAATCAAAAGGAGTTGGCTACTATTTTGGGCTATAAAAATGCCACGGCAATTTCTGAAATCAAGGCTGGTAGAGTCAATATCCAACCTGACAAATGGCAATTATTTCAGAAAACATTTAAATGGCTCCCAGAGGAGCATACAGAAATATCTGTAGTAACTGTAGATGAAAATGAGGAAATCATTAGGTTAAGGCAGGATGTTGATAATTTGAAAGCCAGGAATAGCTTACATACAAAACTTATTAAAGAATTGCTTTCAGAAGTAAGGAAAAAGAGCAATAGTGCGATAGATGATTACTATTCTAACGAATTATTAAACATATTATCTGAAGAGTAGATCGGTCTAAGTAACGGAGGTAAGTTAATCCCTTTTTGGTGGGTTTTAGAATTGTAGTAGGTGATGTTTCCTTGGCTTTTGCGGACATCTTTTTCTTCCTTTTGGCGTTTCCCATTTCAACAGGTTTTGGTGATAAAACAAAATGTAACAGGAATTAAAAGTCTGCAACCATTCCGCAGTAGAAATGCGTAGTACACAATATATCCACTGTGGATAATTAAATTTTAGAACGCAGATAAGGTGCGTAGGATACAAAATGATCTACTTAAAATAATTGAAAACGCAAAAATTCCTAAAATGAAATTCCTTTTACTCCCGCTATTGTTGATCGCAAAAACTTCCTTCGGGCAAACCTTTTTTGTTGTCGGAAAAGACATTAAAAGCGTTGAGCATGTTACAAATAAGGTTAAGTTCGAAGGTCACAAAATTGCTTCGGATTCAACATCTGCAGATTATATTATTGAATTGCTAATGGACGGTTCCTATAAATTTGTGAGCCTTAAACAGCCCTACCAAGGATATGTTAAAATTACAGATCGCAGAACTGGACAGGAAGTCACGAAATCTAAAATAGTAAAAGGGGGCCCGACCGCATTTAATGGATACAATGCCGCTTTTGGTATTTACCGAAAAATCGCAGACAAATACCTTCCTGGTGAATTAAAAAAGTGTAAGGAGGTAACGTTATGAGACAAAAATTAATATTGACAGCGATTTTTCTGGTATTAACGTTCTCAACCTATGCACAGAAATTCTTTGTTGAGAAGGCCGATGGAGGATCCGAAAAGGTAATTATAGATAAGTTACTCGAAGAGAACATTCAAGTGACTTTTAAAGAAGATAGCGCCGACTATACCTTGAAATCAAATATTAAAAAAATGTCATTGGGAAGGGCAAAGGGCAATATTCTTATAATAGAAAATAAAACTGGAAACCTTTACGGAAAAACAACAGACACTTGGGGTAGCGCAAGGTTAGTAAATGGTTACGACAATCCTGTTGCGGATGTTCTTAGAAGAATTTGCAAAAAATCCCTTATGGCCTTAATAGCGCCTTTAAAACGTGGTTAATACTTTATTTTGTAACCAACCTAACTAAATTCATGGAGATTCAAGTTATAGAAAAACAATATTCCCACCAAGGGACAATTCAGGATACCATTGATACTCTGGAGTTAAGGGCGACCAATGAAGCCCTCCACCAAATCGCCCAGAAGATGTCAGCATATTTGGGAGAAATGAACTGCCACAATCATTCGGACGTGGTACCTGTTGGCAAAATAGAAATAATGGGGGATTCCCTGCTCTCGCCGGGCGCATCCATAACTACCTCCCTGGTAAATACCTGTTGTGCAGACTTCAAAAGAGTATTCGATGCTAAGGTGGGTGAATTCTTTCAGCAATATAAAGACTAAAGGTTTGGAGCTGGCTGGGGGGCATAGTGGGTAATGATTCTAAGGGCAAAACGGGTCCAGAGCGGGGCCGTAAATAACAGGTTTAACTCCTGTGCCGAGAATCAGAAAATCGGTAATACATTTTAATAATCAGGGTATTATGAATATTCAAAAAGGCAGTAACGGGTTTGTGCCGAATCCAGTTCTGGGCACCAAAATTAAAAGCCTGCACTCAGTGCGGGCTTTTTCATTTCAGAACACAACTATCCCCTACCCCTCCCTGAACTGCGTTGGCGTAATCCCCGCCTGGGCTTTAAAGAAATTCGAAAAATACGCATGATCAATAAAGCCCAGTTCAAATGCAATTTCCTTGATGGAGAGATCCGTTGTCTGAAGCAAACGTTTTGCTTCTAATAGCACACGTTCCTGGATCAATTTCGTGGCCGGCACATGGAGGTGTTTCTTACAAAGGATATTCAGATAGTTGGCAGTGATGTGCAGCTTGGAAGCATAGAAACTAACCAGTTTCTCCTGCTTGTAAAATTTATCAATCAGCTGACTGAACTCCGCAAGCCTCGGATGAGACTGGAACACTTTCAGATCAGTAAAGATCTTCTCCGCCTCCTTACTCACAATCGCAGCGATCACAGCTGCCCTTGCACTGATAACCTCCTGCACTGAGTCCGGCGAATTCAACTCATCTCTGATAGCATCAAATTCATACTTCAGCAATTTAAAATTATCACTGGTCAGCGGGATCACCGGATGATTAATATAATTAGAAAACGAGAAACGGAAAAATGATGCAAAGCGCTCGAAAAACTGCTGTTGTATCATCAGCTGGTAACCTGTTGTACCAGGCCTGATGCTCCAGGTATGCACCTGTCCGGGAAACAGCACATGAATTTGTTTATTCCCGATGGGGTAATCGTGGAAGTCGATATTATGCACCCCTTTTGCCGATTCAAACAGGTTGATGATAAAAAAATCATGCTTATGCGGCTTGTCGATATGCCGTTCACCATGCAGTTCATTGAAGAGGAATTCCTCCCTGCCAGCCTGCTGGCCTTTCCGGAATTCATGGATACCTAAAACGGGGATGTTACCTGTTTCGTCATAGATCTTCATACCCGCAAATTAATAAATCTTTCAAGGCATGGCATGAATCCTTCACAGGATAACCAGCTGTGAGGGTTAATTTTGTAAAAAATGATGGGAACATGAAGAAAACCGAACTATCCCGCAAAGAATTTCTAAAAATGTCCGGATTGGGACTGGCAGGAGTAACACTTGCTTCAGGCTTTATACCCGCTGCAGGAGCAGACAACCTCCTGCTAAAGAACGTGCGGCTGGAAACAGGGTTTGAATATGAAGGAGGAGAGGTATCCCACACAAAAACTGAATTATTCTGCGTAGAAATAAAAGACGGAAAGATTAAAAGTATTTCCGCTAATAAACCAAACGCCGCCGGGGCTATTGATGCAAAAGGCTGGCTGATGCTTCCTGCATTTAAGGATATGCACATTCACCTTGATAAAACATTCTACGGTGGCCCCTGGCAGGCAACCAGAAGAGGCCCGGGTGGTGTTAAGGGTATGATTGCCCTGGAACAGAAGATCCTTCCGGAGATGCTGAAAACTTCTACAAACCGGGCAGAAAAGCTAATTGAGTTGCTGCAATCCAAAGGCACTAATTTCGCCAGGAGCCATGTCAACATTGAACCCACTTCAAAACTGCAATCGCTCAGCAATCTTCTCAAAGCACTGGAAAACAGGAAGAGCTCCTTTGGCGCTGAACTGGTAGCCTTCCCGCAGCATGGCGTATTCTACACTGATTCAGTTCCCTATTTAAAGGAAGCTGCAAAGATGAACATCGATTTCATTGGGGGCCTTGATCCTTATACTATTGACGGTGCCATTGAAAAAACAATAGATTTCACGGTACAGCTGGCGCTGGATAACAAAAAAGGGATCGATATCCACCTGCATGAATCGGGCGAGTCCGGACTAAAAACAGTAGAATACCTGATTAAGAAAGTAAACGAAAACCCCGCACTTCAGCACAAAACATTCTTAAGTCACTGCTTTGTGCTGGGAAGGATCGATAAGATAAAACAGGAAGAAATTGCTGAACAACTGGGTGCTGCAGGTATAGGTATTGTTTCTACCATTCCATTCGGAGGGCTTATTATGCCTATACCCACACTCTATAAGCACAATGTAAACGTGATGACTGGAAACGACAGCATCATCGATCACTGGAGCACATTCGGATCTGGAAGCGTATTGGAAAAAGCCCATACAATGGCACAGTTATATGGCTACTCCACCGAGTTCCTGTTGTCCAGAAGCCTGAAGCTGGCTACCGGGAATGTACTTCCGCTTGATGATAAAGGTGTACAGCAATGGCCTAAAGCAGGGGATTTTGCAGACCTGGTGCTGATAGATGCCAGCTGTTCTGCAGAAGCAGTTGCAAGAATTTCACCTGTAAGATCGCTGATCAACAAAGGACAAATAGTATATTAAAATACCCGCAGCTCCATTGAGCTGCGGGGGTGCTACTCTTTATTATGGCGCTTCAAACTTCCATAGTTGCGCATCCGTACCATTCCAGTTCCAGGACCGGATATCCGCACCCGGCGTTACACTTCCGTCCGCAATATCAAGTACATTATTACTTGATTTGGACATAATACGGTACCAGCCGCCGCCAGCAGGCTCAATGCGCCATTGCTGACAATCGTTCGGGAAAACATCCCATACCTGGATATTTGCGCCGCGGTCTATTCCACAGGCATCCAGGTCTAAGGCCTTATGAGTAGGCAGCTCTGACAGAATCTTATAATATCCGTTACCCTGGTAGGTAAGGTTCCACTTCTGCCCGTTACAGGTGGTACGCGTCCAGGTCCTTACATCCGCATTCCCGGTAGCACATCCTGCAATGTCAACATACAGGCCTGCGCCTGCAGTAGTGTTCATCTTGGACCTGATGGCATACTGTCCGTTTGCTATGGGATTAGGGGTATAACAGGGCGTTCCTCCTCCCGATTGTACCACGCCCGAGTTAGTGATACTCACCGGCACAATATTGCCTGCTGCATCAAAGAACATCCTGTCGATCGCTACCTGGCGTTCATGAATATTGGTGCTTGTACGCCGGTGATACACAAAAAAATACTCATCACTGCAACCGGGTTTCCTGATCACTGCATTATGCCCCGGCCCTTTTATGGCACCACGCGGAGAGGTGATCCGCCCTTTGTAAGTCCAGGGTCCCATTGGGTTGGAAGAGGTAGCATATTCCACATGGTAATC
This DNA window, taken from Chitinophaga niabensis, encodes the following:
- a CDS encoding recombinase RecT; this translates as MSNTTTPAAPATKQDRNITDGVLSRISQFQEAGELVLPKNYSAENALKSAYLVLVELKDKDGKPVLESCSKDSIANSLFKMVTEGLSVAKRQGSFIAYGGKLSWQREYAGNIAMARRVAGLNKIKGNAIFKGDEFEFEVDEETGRRKLIHHKQTLESIGSGVIVGAYAITELEDGTKDMEVMTWDQIQKAWAQGHAKGGSPAHKNFADQMAAKTVINRACKLLINTSDDAHLYEDSTEDIQSEVVRTTIGERANREVLTIDPDPAPVSVEEKEEELTGEEKNPI
- a CDS encoding family 43 glycosylhydrolase, translated to MKKQLSTLIIALVFAGCAEKETTPAEALPSGTLRGNISLLSAIGLMSGNPILPVATADPDIIYANGKYYIYPTASGPNASQFHAYSSTDLLNWTDEGIVLDLANVSWAHTDGWAPAIVARNGNYYFYFTAAKKVGVAVSTTPTGPFVDKGSALATGDGTDPIDPMVFIDSDGQAYMYWGNTTMNIQRLNNDMISLTGTRGHNKPSNYFEAPYVIKRNSIYYLMYSINHFGNDDYHVEYATSSNPMGPWTYKGRITSPRGAIKGPGHNAVIRKPGCSDEYFFVYHRRTSTNIHERQVAIDRMFFDAAGNIVPVSITNSGVVQSGGGTPCYTPNPIANGQYAIRSKMNTTAGAGLYVDIAGCATGNADVRTWTRTTCNGQKWNLTYQGNGYYKILSELPTHKALDLDACGIDRGANIQVWDVFPNDCQQWRIEPAGGGWYRIMSKSSNNVLDIADGSVTPGADIRSWNWNGTDAQLWKFEAP
- a CDS encoding AAA family ATPase, yielding MKTIYLQTLSLRNFKGITDLLIQFGQSTKISGANESGKSTILSAFFWLLTGKDEFDRKDYEIKNTLRKELNAQSHEVEGVFLVNNRELKLKRVYMEDWQKPKGQSQKVFKGHYTEYYVNDVPVSLTEYQADVDAMISPSLIKLLTNPHYFNSLDWKDQRRGLVDIAGEITNEDIFTSMNSKVTDFSHLREVLGSGKYKDLDDYKKQLGAKKAGLKKDSEQYLPRIDEAKRGLPDVLDWDDLAKQIKAKKARVEDIDQQLADYSKGLQEKQKGITALNNEIFLKNTLLDGIRSKIKSGLLENQNGKTSEIASVQNQIDSNNREVSRLEKEITSKDEMVERCKTEIERLDMLIQGNREQWEKINAEKFVFDENGCVCPSCKQQLPVDDVVKTKAGLLKNFNEGVASRKADEVRKSDRSKEQKAQEEKTLQSLEQAIEDLGTQLKVTKEKVPALAQQLADIKELAKNASSIDIEAAVTVLMDKNGDALNLLDEIEELRKLVKIQTDALGEPVTFEKEKAEKATLNEELDELKEKLSRKATIEKTELRIAQLKKEESATAQEIATIEQKEFEIEAYNRAKMDILEKRVNDRFRYVSFRLFDQQVNGGIADTCVCEYKDVPYKTLNTAAKLLAGLDVLNTLSQHYEIYAPVFCDNRESVTFIPEINSQIISLFVSPADTTLRVEAA
- a CDS encoding amidohydrolase, coding for MKKTELSRKEFLKMSGLGLAGVTLASGFIPAAGADNLLLKNVRLETGFEYEGGEVSHTKTELFCVEIKDGKIKSISANKPNAAGAIDAKGWLMLPAFKDMHIHLDKTFYGGPWQATRRGPGGVKGMIALEQKILPEMLKTSTNRAEKLIELLQSKGTNFARSHVNIEPTSKLQSLSNLLKALENRKSSFGAELVAFPQHGVFYTDSVPYLKEAAKMNIDFIGGLDPYTIDGAIEKTIDFTVQLALDNKKGIDIHLHESGESGLKTVEYLIKKVNENPALQHKTFLSHCFVLGRIDKIKQEEIAEQLGAAGIGIVSTIPFGGLIMPIPTLYKHNVNVMTGNDSIIDHWSTFGSGSVLEKAHTMAQLYGYSTEFLLSRSLKLATGNVLPLDDKGVQQWPKAGDFADLVLIDASCSAEAVARISPVRSLINKGQIVY
- a CDS encoding AraC family transcriptional regulator, which produces MKIYDETGNIPVLGIHEFRKGQQAGREEFLFNELHGERHIDKPHKHDFFIINLFESAKGVHNIDFHDYPIGNKQIHVLFPGQVHTWSIRPGTTGYQLMIQQQFFERFASFFRFSFSNYINHPVIPLTSDNFKLLKYEFDAIRDELNSPDSVQEVISARAAVIAAIVSKEAEKIFTDLKVFQSHPRLAEFSQLIDKFYKQEKLVSFYASKLHITANYLNILCKKHLHVPATKLIQERVLLEAKRLLQTTDLSIKEIAFELGFIDHAYFSNFFKAQAGITPTQFREG